CCAAACCTCCCCGTCGATGTGAGCTCTTGGGGGAGATCAGCCTGTTATCCCCGGGGTACCTTTTATCCTTTGAGCGATGGCCCTTCCACTCAGAACCACCGGATCACTAAGACCGACTTTCGTCTCTGCTCGAGTTGTCTCTCTCACAGTCAGGCTGGCTTATGCCTTTATACTCTCCAAGCGATTTCCAACCGCTTTGAGCCAACCTTTGTAAGCCTCCGTTACTCTTTAGGAGGCGACCGCCCCAGTCAAACTACCCGCCAGGCATTGTCCTCCCACAGGATAACTGTGGCGAGTTAGCCACCAGAATGAGGAAGGGTGGTATCTCAAGGACGGCTCCACCAGAGCTGGCGCCCTGGCTTCTCAGCCTCCCACCTATCCTGCACATCCTCATCCCGATGGCAGTACCAAGCTGTAGTAAAGGTCCACGGGGTCTTTCCGTCTTTCCGCGGGTAGGAGGAATTTTCACCTCCACTACAATTTCACCGGATCCCTGGTCGAGACAGCCCCCATCTCGTTACGCCATTCATGCAGGTCGGTATTTAACCGACAAGGAATTTCGCTACCTTAGGACCGTTATAGTTACGGCCGCCGTTTACCGGGGCTTCGGTTCACGCCTTCGCTCCGAAGAGCTAAGCGATCCCCTTAACCTTCCGGCACCGGGCAGGCGTCACACCATATACATCCTCTTACGAGTTAGCATAGTGCTGTGTTTTTGATAAACAGTCGGATGGAGCGCTTCGCTGCGACCCGCCTCGGCTCCAGCCGCATGGGCCTTCACCTACTACGGGCACACCTTATACCGAAGATACGGTGCCAGTTTGCAGAGTTCCTTGACCAGGGTTCTTCCGCGCGCCTTAGAATACTCATCTCACCCACCTGTGTCGGTTTACGGTACGGGCTACTTACTACTTAAACGGCTTAGAAGCTTTTCTCGGCTCGACGGCATCACCGGTTCCCCCGCCGCCCCGAAGGGCTTTGGGGGCCTGTCAGGTCTCGGCCTCACGCTAGGCGGATTTGCCTACCTAGCAGCCTACACCCTTCGAGCCCGTATTCCATCACGGACCCCGGCTAGCCCTAAGCGTCCCTCCATCGCCTTGTAGTAAGTAGGTATCGGAATATTAACCGATTTCCCATCGCCTACCCCTCTCGGACTCGGCTTAGGACCCGACTAACCCTACGTTGACGAGCATCGCGTAGGAAACCTTGGGTTTTCGGCGAAGTGGATTCTCACCACTTTTATCGCTACTCATGCCTGCATGCTCACTTCCAGCCGCTCCACTGCTCCTCACCGGTACAGCTTCACCGCTGACTGGAACGCTCTGCTACCGCGCATACACCAGTATGCACCTGCGACTTCGGTGTGTGACTTAGCCCCGTTATATTTTCCGCGCAGGGCCGCTAGACCAGTGAGCTGTTACGCTTTCTTTAAAGGATGGCTGCTTCTAAGCCAACCTCCTGGTTGTCTAAGCAGCCCCACATCGTTTTCCACTTAGTCACAACTTGGGGACCTTAGTCGGCAGTCTGGGTTGTTCCCCTCTCGACATAGGATTTTATCACCCTACGCCTGACTCCCAGGATTACACTACAGGTATTCGGAGTTTGACAGGGTTTGGTACCGCGGTGAGCAGCCCTAGCCCTATCAGTGCTCTACCCCCTGTAGCTACTTCCTGAGGCTATACCTAAATATATTTCGCAGAGAACCAGCTATCACCGAGTTTGTTTGGCCTTTCACCCCTATCCACAGCTCATCCAAGGAGTTTTCAACCTCCACTGGTTCGGCCCTCCATGGGGTCTTACCCCCACTTCAGCCTGGCCATGGATAGATCACCCGGCTTCGGGTCTGCAGCCAGTGACTCAATCGCCCTATTCAGACTCGCTTTCGCTACGGCTTCGCGTTTGCTTAACCTCGCCACTGACCACAACTCGCAGGCTCATTATGCAAAAGGCAGTCCGTCACCCTGAGCCGAAGCTCATAGGGCTCCGAATGATTGTAGGCATACGGTTTCAGGTTCTATTTCACTCCCCTCACTGGGGTTCTTTTCACCTTTCCCTCACGGTACTTGTGCACTATCGGTGTGATGGTAGTATTTAGCCTTGGAGGGTGGTCCCCCCATCTTCAGTCAGGATAACACGTGTCCCGACCTACTCGCAAGGCCTCTGCTTAGTCCCACCTACACTATTTCGTCTACAGGGCTATCACCTTCTATGGCTTACCTTTCCAGGTAATTCAACTATAATGTAGGCTACACAGAGGCGGGCTACTCCCCGTTCGCTCGCCGCTACTAGGAGAATCTCGGTTGATTTCTTTTCCTCCGGGTACTGAGATGTTTCACTTCCCCGGGTTCGCCCCTGACATAGTCAGGTGACCAGTATTACTACTGGCCGGGTTGCCCCATTCGGAAATCCCCGGATCAACGCTTCTTGGCAGCTCCCCGAGGCTTTTCGCAGCCTAGCACGTCCTTCATCGCCTCCATCACCCTAGGCATCCACCGTACGCCCTTTGTAGCTTACACCTACTTCTAAGACGCACCGCCGCCTTACTCAACTACCTTAGTCAAGTAAAACAGCTTGCCTATTGTTTTTACCTCTTTTACTACGAACAATGAGTTGTCAAATAACCTTAGACTTAAAAGTCTAAAAACAATCTTCCTCTGAAGATTCTTTTTAGACTTTGGTGGAGTCTACCGATGACCCTTCCGGTAACCTCTCACAGGCGTATGCTATGCACTCGCTCCGCTCGCGCATATACGCATCGCCGTGCGCAGCTACAAACGACAAGCAGTTGTCGTTTGCTTTACGCTCCTCCCGTGCAAAGCACGCAGTCGGCAATGTAATCTCTCTTACACTCCCAACTACGTGCTTTTATCTTGGTGGAGTCTACCGGGATCGAACCGGTGACCTCCTGCGTGCAAGGCAGGCGCTCTCCCAGCTGAGCTAAGACCCCATCTTGTGTTTAGTTGTGAATTGTTTAGATTTTTTAGCGTAGCGTACAACTGAGTACGTGAGCTGGAAAATCTAGGCAAGATTCAACTAAACTGGTGGGCCTGAGAGGACTTGAACCTCTGACCTCACCCTTATCAGGGGTGCGCTCTAACCACCTGAGCTACAGGCCCATTATTAAAGCTCCGCCCCTGATAAGGGCTTCTCTTAGCTCTTGACTCCACTTTTCCTTTTCAAAGAACATCCTTGATCTCTCACAACTAGACAGAGAACGAGCCCCCTGAGTCAATAAGTGTGAGTACTTATTGACTCTTCCATCCAAAGAAACGAATCTTTGGATCATCACTCTAGAAAGGAGGTGATCCAACCGCAGGTTCTCCTACGGTTACCTTGTTACGACTTCACCCCAGTCGCTGAGCCCACCGTCGACAGGGGTCCTCCCTTTCGGGTCGGTCCCCCGGCTTCGGGTGAGCTCAACTCCCATGGTGTGACGGGCGGTGAGTACAAGACCCGGGAACGTATTCACCGCGGCATGGCTGATCCGCGATTACTAGCGATTCCGACTTCATGCAGTCGAGTTGCAGACTGCAATCCGAACTGGGACGCGCTTTAGAGATTTGCTCCACCTCGCGGTATTGCCTCTCTCTGTACGCGCCATTGTAGCACGTGTGTCGCCCTGGGCATAAGGGCCATGATGACTTGACGTCATCCTCACCTTCCTCCCGGTTACCCGGGCAGTCTCCTTAGAGTGCCCACCCGAAGTGCTGGCAACTAAGGACGAGGGTTGCGCTCGTTGCGGGACTTAACCCAACATCTCACGACACGAGCTGACGACAGCCGTGCAGCACCTGTCACCTGGCTCCCCCAAAAGGAGGCACCCCTCTATCTCTAGAGGGTTCCAGGGATGTCAAGCCCAGGTAAGGTTCTTCGCGTATCTTCGAATTAAACCACATGCTCCACCGCTTGTGCGGGTCCCCGTCTATTCCTTTGAGTTTTAGCCTTGCGGCCGTACTCCCCAGGCGGGATGCTTATTGCGTTAGCTGCATCACTGAGGTGACTAGCACCCCAACGACTAGCATCCATCGTTTAGGGCGTGGACTACCAGGGTATCTAATCCTGTTTGCTCCCCACGCTTTCGCGCCTCAGCGTCAGTACCGTCCCAGCAGGTCGCCTTCGCAATGGGTATTCCTGGTGATCTCTACGGATTTTACCCCTACACCACCAATTCCACCTGCCTCTTCCGGACTCTAGTCTACCAGTTTTGGACGCAGTTCCACAGTTAAGCTGTGGGCTTTCACATCCAACTTAGCAGACCGCCTACGCGCCCTTTACGCCCAGTGATTCCGAGTAACGCTTGCACCCTCCGTATTACCGCGGCTGCTGGCACGGAGTTAGCCGGTGCTTATTCGACAGGTACCGTCATCTTCTTCCCTGTCAAAAGGAGTTTACACCCCGAAGGGCGTCATCCTCCACGCGGCGTTGCTGCATCAGGGTTTCCCCCATTGTGCAATATTCCCCACTGCTGCCTCCCGTAGGAGTCTGGACCGTGTCTCAGTTCCAGTGTGGCTGACCATCCTCTCAGACCAGCTACCCGTCATAGCCTTGGTAGGCCTTTACCCCACCAACTAGCTGATAGGCCGCAGCCCCATCCCATAGCGCTAACGCTTTCCACAACCATACTTTCGTATGGAAGGAGTATAGGGTATTAGCAGCCCTTTCGGGCTGTTATCCCCCACTATGGGGCAGGTTAGCTACGTGTTACTCACCCGTGCGCCGCTTAGCTGACACTCTATCCCGAAGGATAGAGCCGTTCTCGCTCGACTTGCATGTGTTAAGCACGCCGCCAGCGTTCACTCTGAGCCAGGATCAAACTCTCCATAAATATCTTTATGAAGTTTTAAAATCCTCTTTTAAAACTCAAAGGACTCGTCTCTGTCTAGTTGTCAAAGATCCTAAATTCACAAGAACTCTCTCACTCATCTTCACTCAAGATAAGTGATTTGAACTCTTCTCAGCTCTCTTTTTCAAGGGGCGTTATTTTACTCAATCTCTCGATTTTTGTCAAGAGCTCTTTGAAATCTCTCTTCAGATTTCTCTCAATTCCCCTCTTTTTTCGAGGACTGAAATTATGCCAAACTTTCAGCTCTTTGTCAAGAGCATGTATAAGTCCAATACATATGGCACTCATAATGATTTTCAAGAAGGTATTGTACCGGAGATTTAAAATTAAGAGAAGAGTGTGGTATTTTGGTATTGTAATCGATGAGCCATTTTGCTAATTTTTTATTGAATTCATCCAAATCTGTAAAGAGTAAATCTTCATAGTATTGAATAAATTGTTCTTGAATTGTTCTATTGAATCTTTCATTGTGTGCATTCATTTTAGGGCTCCTTGGATATGTCCAGTAGTGTGTAAAGCCTTTTTGTTCAAGCAGAGCATCAAACTCTTTTTTAAATTCACTGCCATTATCTGAAAGAATTGCAAGTTTACGTTTTTGTTTGATGGAGGTTATTCCATCAATTAAAGCTTCAAGAGCATATGCAGTATGTTTTGCTCTTTTAGATGGAATTGCTACTGCGAATGCAATACGTGTGAGTGGGTCAATCATAGTAAGGATATATCGTTTTATACCGTTTGATACTATTTGGATGGTATCGACTGCCCAGAGTTCAAATGGTTTAGATTTGAGGTTTTTTGGTTTTCTGTTTTTTTGTGTCTTCTTTTTTGGTTTCACTTTTCCTTTTGTATCGATGCGGTAGGGAAAAAGTCTCATTGTATCTGGTGCTTTTGCGATTATTCTTCCTATTGTGGATTCCGAGGGAGTTTTAAGTTCTTTTTCTTCACAAAAAGGTTTAAGCAGGTGGTAGAGTTTTGCTTTGCCGATGTTGGGATATGCTTTTCTTAATCGTTTTATCTCTTTAATAACTTCTATTGGAACTTTTGACTCTCTTACTCTTTTTGGTCTTCGTGATTTTGGATTTAAGGCTTTTATATCGCCATCTGCATCATTTAAACTCTTTTTCCATCGAAAGAGTGTTCTTCTGCTTACTCCAAAAGCTTCAGTTGTTGCTGCTAGTCCATATTTTTCCCAAAACTCCAATATCTTTTTTCTTCTTTTTGCCTCTTCGCTTATCATAAGCGAATTGTAGTATATCCTCTCTAATCTTTTATATCCTTTGAGCCCTGGCAACGTGTATTTGATTTGCACTCCTCACTCTCCCTCTCGGAGTGCCATATGTGTTTGAACTTATGCAGAGTTTGGTATTTTGGTATTGTAATCGATGAGCCATTTTGCTAATTTTTTATTGAATTCATCCAAATCTGTAAAGAGTAAATCTTCATAGTATTGAATAAATTGTTCTTGAATTGTTCTATTGAATCTTTCATTGTGTGCATTCATTTTAGGGCTCCTTGGATATGTCCAGTAGTGTGTAAAGCCTTTTTGTTCAAGCAGAGCATCAAACTCTTTTTTAAATTCACTGCCATTATCTGAAAGAATTGCAAGTTTACGTTTTTGTTTGATGGAAGTTATTCCATCAATTAAAGCTTCAAGAGCATATGCAGTATGTCTTGCTCTTTTGGATGGAATCGCCACTGCGAATGCAATACGTGTGAGTGGGTCAATCATAGTAAGGATATATCGTTTTATACCGTTTGATACTATTTGGATGGTATCGACTGCCCAGAGTTCAAATGGTTTAGATTTGAGGTTTTTTGGTTTTCTGTTTTTTTGTGTCTTCTTTTTTGGTTTCACTTTTCCTTTTGTATCGATGCGGTAGGGAAAAAGTCTCATTGTATCTGGTGCTTTTGCGATTATTCTTCCTATTGTGGATTCCGAGGGAGTTTTAAGTTCTTTTTCTTCACAAAAAGGTTTAAGCAGGTGGTAGAGTTTTGCTTTGCCGATGTTGGGATATGCTTTTCTTAATCGTTTTATCTCTTTAATAACTTCTATTGGAACTTTTGACTCTCTTACTCTTTTTGGTCTTCGTGATTTTGGATTTAAGGCTTTTATATCGCCATCTGCATCATTGAAACTCTTTTTCCATCGAAAGAGTGTTCTTCTGCTTACTCCAAAAGCTTCAGTTGTTGCTGCTAGTCCATATTTTTCCCAAAACTCCAATATCTTTTTTCTTCTTTTTGCCTCTTCGCTTATCATAAGCGAATTGTAGTATATCCTCTCTAATCTTTTATATCCTTTGAGCCCTGGCAACGTGTATTTGATTTGCACTCCTCACTCTCCTTTGGAGAGTGCCAGATCTGAATGAACTTATGCAGCTGTTGCAGCAATTTTTAAAAAGACATTGAAGAGATGTAAGAAAAACCAGTTTCTGGTTCAATTGCAATTTTAAAATTTGCTTTGCAACTGTTATCATAAAAACAAAATGTAATTTCGCATTGCTGCTGTAATATTTTTGATTGGGTATATGCAGATATATAGCTCTGTGGATCTCCTATAAGCGGACGTCCTTGATTATCAAAAACTATTCGTTTACTACCTCTATATGAGCAACTTGGAGAAAAACGCACATCAACGATTTTGTATGTCTCTTCAATTGCTGCTTGTTTCAACGTCCTCTTATCAGTATAGTTTATTGTGAATCCGCCACTGATAAGCTTTCCGGTTAATGGATCTTTTGCAACCTCGCCAGTTGTTGCATTGGGATTACCATCATAACCGCTTCCACTGTTTTTATCTGAAAATATTGCGTATCCCCATTTAGCTGTACTTCCATCACTACTTGCTTTTTTCTTTTTAAAAAATCGTATCTGCCATAATTCTTTGTACCAATCGCTTTTGGTAGGATTAAATTTATCATCGATTATTGCTAAATGCTGTGTATAGCGAATATGTGAGAGAATTTGATGCGCAGCATCTACTACATCATTTTTTTGAAATCTTGGAAGCACCATCGCAGCTAGGATTCCAATCACTATAATAACAAAAATCACTTCAATAAGAGTAAATGAAGGAGAAAAAAGGAGACGATCGGCAAAAAGTTGCCGATCTTTTATAGATTTATTTAATCTCTTCAGCCTTTTGTACATCGTACAAAATATCATCAAATGGATGGCGGTACATTGGCATACCAAGGCGTTTTTCATCAAGGATGTGACCAATGAAACCGATCGTTCTACCAAGAATAAAGAAAGAATTAAGTGTACCACTTTCGATAAATTCATCAATCTCCTCTTCAGTGTATCCCAAAGCTCGCCACATATCTACCATCAAAATCCCAATAGTTCCATCAACATTGAGAATCAAATTGTCTTTTTTACTAGTTGTGAGTTTTTCAACTTCTAATGCATACTCAAGCAGTGGCGTTGCTGGAAAGTTTTCAGCTGCAAATTTTTTAAGTCCTTCAACCCTCTTATCTGGATTTCTTACAGATTTGATTCTGTGTCCAATACCAGGAATTGGAATACCCTGTTTTTTCATATAATTTAAAAATTCTGCTGGACTCATGTTATTATCGTGTGCATATTTAAAATATTTAGCCGCTCCGTCTATCGCTCCACCAAATCTTGGCCCAATGGTAAGAAGACCTGTTACAAGACTCTCTACTACAGATTTTCCAGCGCGTGCTGTAACTTTTGCATTATGCGCACCACTTACCGCTGGTCCATGGTCTGCAACTGTTTTGATAACTGTTTCGATAAAATCAACCGCCCATCGTGGATATACTTTTTTAAACCAAAGAAGGCTTACAACATCACCAATTGTTTTACCAGTATCTGGAGTTGCTACGCTACTAATTGGATAACCAGCATATGTTGCCTCTTCTCCTCTATCATCACTGATAGTACAAACAAAGTTTTTCGGTTTTCTGATTTTTCCTTGTGCTAAAGCTTTAGCGTAATCTTCAGGAATTGGTGGAACTTCAGGCTCTTCTATATCTTTAATAATGCCTTTTCCTTTAAGTTCTTCGTACACACCTTTGATCACGTGTGGAAGATCGTTAAAACTATCAGGCACATGAATACCAGCTTCTCTCATAGCTTGGTTTTTTGCAACTGCAGTCTCTTCATCTGCATTTGCACTAGCTCCTGCGTGACCGAACTGTACACCGCTACTGAAGTGCTGCGCAATTGTTCCGATACACCAACCAATTACTGGCTTAGTGATTTTTCCACTTTTAACTGCTTCGATCACTTTATACTCTTCGCGTCCTCCAACTTCACCAAGCAAAAGCATATATTTTACATTTGGATCTTTTTCCATGCGAAGAAGATGATCGATAAATACAGATCCAACAAATCTGTCACCACCGATTGCTACACCATCTGCTACACCGTCTGCATTGAGGGCAATAATGTTACAAAGCTCGTTAAATAGACCACCACTTCGAGTCACCAGACCACAGCTTCCCGGTCTATGAAGCTTGCTTTTTACGATGTTTTCAATTGTTCCACCAATATTTGCAACTTTGAATGCTCCTGGAGTGATTGCACCAACAGTTGCCGGACCAATAATTAAAACGCCTTTATCTCTTGCAGTCTTATTCATAATTCGAGCAAGTCTTTCAGGAATCCCTTCAGCTGTAATCATAATTGTTTTAAACTGAGGGAATCGAAGAGCATCCATTGTCACATCGTAAGCTGTTCTAAAAGAAGCAAAGTTTAGCAAAACATCAGCATTTGGATGGGCTGCAGCTGCTTCCTCAGTACTTCTATAGATTGGAATCATTACTTCATCAGTTCCAAAGAAAAATTTATCAAATTTATTTGAGCTCGTTGGTGCAACAATAGCAGCAACAGATGGCTTTTCTCTTTTGATTACATAATCGTAATCGAGCATACGCTGAATAGCGCTTCTGTTGTTATTCCAAAAAATTGCTTGTGTATCTCTTGTAAAAAGTCCCATTCATTCTCTCCTTATGCTTTTGCTTTATCTTCTTCAATTGCCATACGAACGATATCTGTGATATGCGTTTCTGGTCCAAAAACTTTGATAGGTAGACCCAATCTCTCAGCTGCTTCTTTAATATCTTTCAAACCTTTTTCATAGTTTGGACCACCACGTCTTACATAAATTCTTACACCTACATCTTTCATCTTATCTGCATACTTTTCAAAAGCTTGAATAATACCTGTAAATGTTTTTGCAACATCTGTAAAGTTTGCTATCGCACCACCAATAATTAAGATTTTATCTCTTCCTTGCGGGTCTTTTTTTCGGGTCATTAAATCAAGCACAGTCTCAGTATAAAATCGTGTCTCATCAGTTGTAGGACCAC
The Nitratiruptor tergarcus DSM 16512 genome window above contains:
- a CDS encoding integrase core domain-containing protein — protein: MQIKYTLPGLKGYKRLERIYYNSLMISEEAKRRKKILEFWEKYGLAATTEAFGVSRRTLFRWKKSLNDADGDIKALNPKSRRPKRVRESKVPIEVIKEIKRLRKAYPNIGKAKLYHLLKPFCEEKELKTPSESTIGRIIAKAPDTMRLFPYRIDTKGKVKPKKKTQKNRKPKNLKSKPFELWAVDTIQIVSNGIKRYILTMIDPLTRIAFAVAIPSKRAKHTAYALEALIDGITSIKQKRKLAILSDNGSEFKKEFDALLEQKGFTHYWTYPRSPKMNAHNERFNRTIQEQFIQYYEDLLFTDLDEFNKKLAKWLIDYNTKIPHSSLNFKSPVQYLLENHYECHMYWTYTCS
- a CDS encoding citrate/2-methylcitrate synthase, with the translated sequence MGLFTRDTQAIFWNNNRSAIQRMLDYDYVIKREKPSVAAIVAPTSSNKFDKFFFGTDEVMIPIYRSTEEAAAAHPNADVLLNFASFRTAYDVTMDALRFPQFKTIMITAEGIPERLARIMNKTARDKGVLIIGPATVGAITPGAFKVANIGGTIENIVKSKLHRPGSCGLVTRSGGLFNELCNIIALNADGVADGVAIGGDRFVGSVFIDHLLRMEKDPNVKYMLLLGEVGGREEYKVIEAVKSGKITKPVIGWCIGTIAQHFSSGVQFGHAGASANADEETAVAKNQAMREAGIHVPDSFNDLPHVIKGVYEELKGKGIIKDIEEPEVPPIPEDYAKALAQGKIRKPKNFVCTISDDRGEEATYAGYPISSVATPDTGKTIGDVVSLLWFKKVYPRWAVDFIETVIKTVADHGPAVSGAHNAKVTARAGKSVVESLVTGLLTIGPRFGGAIDGAAKYFKYAHDNNMSPAEFLNYMKKQGIPIPGIGHRIKSVRNPDKRVEGLKKFAAENFPATPLLEYALEVEKLTTSKKDNLILNVDGTIGILMVDMWRALGYTEEEIDEFIESGTLNSFFILGRTIGFIGHILDEKRLGMPMYRHPFDDILYDVQKAEEIK